GGTTTACATTAAGATGTTCGCTCCAAAGTGTGTAAGCCATAGGTGCCGCACCTAACACTATACCCGGGTGTCCTGACTTTGATTTTTCGATCGCATCTACTCCGAGCATTCTTATTGCATCCACTGATAATTGTTTTACATTTTTTTCCATTTCGATATCTCCTTTTTTCTTTTTTTAGTTTTCTTCCTCATTTTCTTCTTTGCTTTCTTCTTTATTTTTCAGGTTTCTTATCTGTTCTACTGCTGTTTTTATACTTTTTCTATATTTTTTATCTGTATATTCTTTGTTGTAAAGGTCATCCAGCTTTACTCCCGAAACTTCCGGCATATCCTTAAATCTGCTGAAAGTACTGAAACCTTTTAATGTTTTCCCTTCTATTACTATCTCGTCCAGATCAGAACACAGTATAACAACACGTCCGGAAAAAGCTCCTTTTGCCACGCCTACTCCTACATTCCCTCTCTTTTTCATGTCCAGAAGTATCTGAGTATAATTTTTTGACTGAAGGTATATAAAGTATCTCTGAAGTGCCATTGCTATTACCACCAGTACTATTATATAAACATAATTCATAGTCTATTCACCTTTTTCTATATAATTTTCTATCTCTTTGGCAATACTGTAATTAGTCACTAAGACATCCAGAAATTTCCCGTTTAATGCTCCTATTACAGCATCTGTCTTTTCCACTCCCGCTGCGGCTCCGATTACCGTTCTTATTTTTTTCAGATCATCAAGCTCTATTCCTATTACTCTTTCATTGAATTCAAAATTGTAGTTTTCTCCGCTTTTATTATAAAACTGAAGGCATATATCGCCTACTACATTATTCTGCTTGAATTCTTCAAGTTCTGTTTTGTTAAAATAACCGGTTTTCATCATTGTAGATTCCTGACTCAGCGGCGTTCCTATTCCCACCATGGCAATATCACATTCTTTACCGTATGAAATAATATCCGAAATATTCTTTTCTTTCAAAAACTCATTCTTTATCTCTTTATTGGAAACCACTGCCGGCGCATGAAGAAGCTTGAATTCACCGCCGTATTTTTTCACAAAATCAAGGACAATATCGTTTGGATGTATCTCCTGTTGTATCTGTCCTGTTCCGCCAATAAGCGGAAGAAACGTAAGATTCAGATTCTGTCTTTTAGTGACATAATCTACTACCAGTTTTATCGTTGTTCCCATTGAAAATCCTATTATATTATCTTTTTCAAGAACTCTGTCAAAATATTCAGCTGCAGCCTTTGCTACTTCTTTTTTCTGAACATATTCGTCATTTTCATCAGGGACTATTATTACTTCTCTTAGTTCATATCTCTTTTCCAGCTTTTCGGCAAGTTCAAAATAGTCATTATTAAAAGGATTTACAAGCTCTAATTTTACTATCCCCTGTTCTTTACCGCCTTTTAGAAGTCTTGCTACTGTTGGTCTTGATATTCCAAGAATTTCTGCTATCTCATTCTGTGTATAGCCCTCTTCATAATATAGTTTACATGTTTTATATATCATTGCTAATTCGTCTGTTATTTTTTTCACACTCTACCTCCAATTAGCTACAAAGCTTATATTTTTTTGATTTATATGCGTCTACTTACTGTTCTTCCACATTACATATGTAATCATTATATATTTTATTTTATCATTTGTCAAACGATAAAAACTTTTCCGCTTATTGATTTATATTTACTGTTAAAAAACGAAATTCTTCCGATATGTGTCAGAACATGCTGTTTTTCTATGCAGCTGTATGTATTCTTTTCAGAAGATAAAACGGAAATTTCTGTTTATAATAAAATCCCCGTTTTCTCCTCATGATTTACTGCTTATTTTAAATAATTACATCCAGAATTTCCTCACTTGAAAATCCTGAAAAATATTCACCTATATTTACTGTTTCTAAGTATTTTTTTATTTCACCCTTCATATATTTTTTTCCTTTTAGACCTTTTTCCAAATCCTCTATTTCCCTGCTTGAAAAGAAATCACCATATAATTTTATATTTTCTATAAGTCCGTCTTTTAATTTTATATAACTTTCTACTTTCCCTGCATCATATTTTCTTTGTCTGTGGATATCCGACTCCGGAGACTCTGCATACGTCCATTCCCATTTGTCATATTTTTCTTTTTTCAGTTTCTCTATTTCATTTTTGTCTTTTTCAGTAAGTACATATTCTTCGAATTCATCCATCCTGTTTTTCATATGATCAAACAACGCATTCTTAAAATCCGAAACTTCCTTTATCTTACTTTCTCCGCTGATATAGTCCTTAATATTGGCAACCCTGCTTTTTATCGACTTCAAACCTTTTGATTCTATTTTATCTTTTGATACTTTAAGGCTGTTTACCAATTCTTCCATCTCGCTGTTAAATAAAAGAGTGCCGTGATGCAGAATTTTTTTCTTGTGAATATACTGTGCATTTCCAGAGAATTTTTTACCGTCTATTGCCAGATCATTTCTGCTGTTAAACTCTGCTTTTATTCCCAGTTCTCCAAGAAGGTCAACAATAGGTCTTGTAAAAAAACTAAAATCAAAATCAGAAAGATCCTTTTTATCCTGAATAAATGAAAAGTTTATATTTCCCAGATCATGATAAACTGCTCCTCCGCCTGACATACGCCTTACTACATGAATTCCTTTCTGCTCCACATAATCAAGATTGATTTCGGATATAGTATTCTGATGTTTTCCTATTACTATAGTAGGCTCATTCTGCCATAAGAAAAAATACTCACCTTCAAGATTCTTGAATACATATTCTTCAAGTGCAAGGTTGTATTTCGGATTCTTATTTTCATTAATTATATACTTCATGCCAGACCTCTTTTCCATTATCTAAATTTATATATAAAAACAAACAGTACACCTGTATTTTTCTGATTCTGCTTACATTTAACCGTTTTTGTTTAATTCTATATATCAATCCACATATATTACCGATCTTAGAAACCTAAAAAAATTATAACATAAAAAAATTTAAAATAAAAAATTTTATGAGTAATATTTCATTATATTCTATACTTTTATACAGCAGTTTATTTTGCAATTTCTTTAATTCCATGAATTTTATTATAATATTTTTAGTTGTAT
The nucleotide sequence above comes from Sebaldella sp. S0638. Encoded proteins:
- a CDS encoding sugar-binding domain-containing protein, with product MKKITDELAMIYKTCKLYYEEGYTQNEIAEILGISRPTVARLLKGGKEQGIVKLELVNPFNNDYFELAEKLEKRYELREVIIVPDENDEYVQKKEVAKAAAEYFDRVLEKDNIIGFSMGTTIKLVVDYVTKRQNLNLTFLPLIGGTGQIQQEIHPNDIVLDFVKKYGGEFKLLHAPAVVSNKEIKNEFLKEKNISDIISYGKECDIAMVGIGTPLSQESTMMKTGYFNKTELEEFKQNNVVGDICLQFYNKSGENYNFEFNERVIGIELDDLKKIRTVIGAAAGVEKTDAVIGALNGKFLDVLVTNYSIAKEIENYIEKGE
- a CDS encoding transcriptional regulator GutM — translated: MNYVYIIVLVVIAMALQRYFIYLQSKNYTQILLDMKKRGNVGVGVAKGAFSGRVVILCSDLDEIVIEGKTLKGFSTFSRFKDMPEVSGVKLDDLYNKEYTDKKYRKSIKTAVEQIRNLKNKEESKEENEEEN
- a CDS encoding lipoate--protein ligase gives rise to the protein MKYIINENKNPKYNLALEEYVFKNLEGEYFFLWQNEPTIVIGKHQNTISEINLDYVEQKGIHVVRRMSGGGAVYHDLGNINFSFIQDKKDLSDFDFSFFTRPIVDLLGELGIKAEFNSRNDLAIDGKKFSGNAQYIHKKKILHHGTLLFNSEMEELVNSLKVSKDKIESKGLKSIKSRVANIKDYISGESKIKEVSDFKNALFDHMKNRMDEFEEYVLTEKDKNEIEKLKKEKYDKWEWTYAESPESDIHRQRKYDAGKVESYIKLKDGLIENIKLYGDFFSSREIEDLEKGLKGKKYMKGEIKKYLETVNIGEYFSGFSSEEILDVII